Proteins co-encoded in one Ruegeria sp. YS9 genomic window:
- a CDS encoding MurR/RpiR family transcriptional regulator — MNDTNVSSTVLDRLSREWDALTPEAQKAARYVLENPTDVGVSTVREIAEAAKVKPNTFVRMARQVGFEGYEDFRAPFREAIRRGNVSFPDRARWLQEIGKSGELGGLYADMVGAAIRNIEDTFAGIDETSLKSAAEDIWNCRQIFTLGVGVNNSNARNFTYLASTGMKQFHAIPRPGSTPVDDLAWADEQDVLIAITCHPYRTEVIEAIKLARQQGLTVIGISDSPASPVILNAHHGFVVAADTPQFFPSSVSTIALLETLLSFVIAVSSDEIVERVERFHQRRHQLGLYAEEPE, encoded by the coding sequence ATGAATGACACAAATGTATCATCAACCGTCCTCGACCGCCTGAGCCGGGAATGGGACGCCCTAACCCCCGAGGCACAGAAAGCAGCGCGCTACGTGTTGGAGAACCCAACGGATGTTGGGGTCTCGACCGTGCGCGAGATTGCCGAGGCGGCCAAGGTCAAACCCAATACTTTCGTGCGTATGGCCCGGCAGGTGGGCTTCGAAGGATACGAAGATTTCCGGGCCCCCTTCCGCGAAGCGATTCGACGGGGCAACGTGTCGTTTCCCGACCGCGCCCGTTGGCTGCAAGAGATCGGCAAGTCAGGTGAGCTGGGTGGGCTTTATGCCGATATGGTGGGTGCGGCGATCCGCAATATTGAAGACACCTTCGCTGGAATTGATGAAACGAGCCTGAAATCCGCCGCTGAGGATATCTGGAACTGCCGCCAGATCTTCACGCTGGGCGTTGGCGTCAACAATTCGAACGCGCGCAATTTCACCTATCTTGCGTCAACCGGGATGAAGCAGTTCCACGCGATTCCCCGCCCCGGCTCGACCCCGGTGGATGATCTGGCCTGGGCCGATGAACAGGACGTGCTGATCGCGATCACCTGCCACCCCTATCGAACCGAAGTCATCGAGGCGATCAAGCTGGCTCGGCAACAGGGTCTGACCGTCATCGGTATTTCCGACAGCCCGGCCAGCCCGGTGATCCTGAACGCCCATCACGGTTTTGTCGTTGCCGCCGACACGCCGCAGTTTTTTCCGTCATCCGTCTCGACCATCGCCTTGTTGGAAACTCTGCTGTCCTTCGTGATCGCCGTGTCCAGCGATGAGATCGTCGAGCGGGTGGAACGGTTTCACCAACGCAGACACCAACTTGGCCTCTACGCGGAGGAGCCCGAATGA
- a CDS encoding alcohol dehydrogenase family protein, whose translation MSLPDTMRAMVTMGHGGLEQMVMQEDWPRPEPAAGEVLIRVAACGLNNTDVNTRSGWYSKTVTDATTGGAFEEVGEEDPTWGGNPITFPRIQGADVCGRIVAVGEGVDGARIGERVITDGWLRDPADPGNMNKTGYFGSERDGGFAEYTTTLAVNAVPITSDLSDAELATFSCSYSTAEGMLSRANVTEKDTVLVPGASGGVGGALVQLAKRRGARVIAMATESKHADVADLGPDLVLPRAPEDLRSALGDEKITVVADVVGGPYWPNLIDVLERGGRYTCSGAIAGPMVELDLRTFYLRDLTFSGSTVIDPQVMQNLVKYIDAGEIKPALAATYPLEELREAQAAFIAKQHTGNIVVVP comes from the coding sequence ATGAGCCTGCCCGATACGATGAGAGCCATGGTCACAATGGGCCATGGTGGCCTGGAACAGATGGTGATGCAGGAAGACTGGCCGCGCCCCGAACCCGCTGCCGGTGAAGTTCTGATCAGGGTCGCAGCCTGTGGCCTGAACAATACCGACGTCAATACGCGGTCCGGCTGGTATTCCAAGACCGTAACGGATGCGACCACCGGTGGCGCATTCGAGGAAGTCGGTGAAGAAGACCCGACATGGGGCGGCAACCCGATCACCTTCCCGCGCATTCAGGGCGCAGATGTCTGCGGCCGTATCGTGGCCGTTGGCGAGGGCGTGGACGGCGCTCGTATCGGCGAGCGTGTCATCACGGATGGCTGGCTGCGAGATCCGGCTGATCCCGGCAACATGAACAAGACAGGGTACTTCGGTTCGGAACGCGATGGCGGGTTCGCCGAATATACCACGACTCTGGCGGTCAATGCGGTGCCGATCACTTCGGACCTGTCGGATGCCGAACTGGCCACGTTCTCCTGTTCTTACTCTACAGCCGAAGGGATGCTGTCGCGTGCCAACGTGACGGAAAAAGACACCGTTCTTGTGCCCGGGGCCTCTGGCGGGGTGGGTGGTGCGTTGGTTCAATTGGCCAAACGCCGTGGCGCGCGTGTGATTGCGATGGCAACCGAATCCAAACACGCCGACGTGGCCGATCTTGGCCCTGATCTGGTTTTGCCCCGCGCACCTGAAGATCTGCGGTCGGCGCTGGGCGACGAGAAGATCACCGTGGTCGCCGATGTGGTAGGTGGCCCTTACTGGCCGAACCTGATCGACGTACTGGAGCGCGGCGGGCGCTACACCTGTTCGGGTGCCATTGCAGGTCCGATGGTCGAACTCGACCTGCGGACCTTCTATCTGCGCGATCTGACCTTCAGCGGTTCGACCGTGATTGACCCGCAGGTGATGCAGAACCTTGTGAAATACATCGATGCGGGTGAGATCAAACCGGCGCTGGCTGCGACCTACCCATTGGAAGAGCTGCGGGAAGCGCAAGCGGCGTTCATCGCCAAACAGCATACCGGCAACATCGTGGTGGTGCCATGA
- a CDS encoding mandelate racemase/muconate lactonizing enzyme family protein, whose product MKIEAITVFQVDLPLEHPYWLSGGRLKFETLDATLVKLVTDTGLVGWGEGTPWGHTYVPAHGPGIRAGIETMAPFILGLDPRRVLDVERAMDIALPGHLYAKSPIDMACWDIAGQAAGLPIADLMGGGSRTPRPIASSVGAKTVEETREVMERYRKRGYIAHSVKIGGDVERDIARVRDVESIRQPGEIVLYDVNRGWTRQQALRVMSACEDLNVMFEQPCETLDDIATISGLHASPVSVDESLVTLQDAARIARDGLAQIFGIKLNRVGGLTKAARMRDIALAHGIDMFVMATGGTVLADTEALHLAATIPDDHCHAVWACQDMITVDVAGGRGPRNVDGHLHLPEAPGLGVHPDEAALGDPVGEYA is encoded by the coding sequence ATGAAGATTGAAGCCATTACCGTTTTTCAGGTCGATTTGCCGCTCGAGCATCCCTATTGGCTGTCCGGTGGGCGTTTGAAGTTCGAAACGCTTGATGCGACGCTGGTCAAGCTCGTAACCGATACCGGTCTGGTCGGCTGGGGCGAGGGTACGCCTTGGGGGCACACCTATGTACCCGCGCACGGGCCGGGTATCCGGGCCGGGATCGAAACGATGGCCCCCTTCATCCTCGGCCTTGATCCGCGTCGCGTGCTGGACGTGGAACGGGCCATGGATATTGCCTTGCCCGGGCATCTCTATGCCAAAAGCCCCATAGATATGGCCTGCTGGGATATTGCCGGTCAGGCGGCGGGCCTGCCGATTGCCGATCTGATGGGCGGCGGATCGCGGACACCGCGCCCGATTGCGTCTTCGGTCGGGGCGAAAACCGTCGAGGAAACACGCGAGGTCATGGAGCGGTATCGCAAGCGCGGCTATATCGCCCATTCAGTGAAGATCGGCGGAGATGTCGAGCGGGACATTGCCCGTGTGCGGGATGTGGAAAGCATCCGGCAGCCCGGAGAGATTGTCCTGTATGATGTCAACCGTGGCTGGACGCGCCAGCAAGCCCTGCGGGTGATGAGCGCCTGCGAAGACCTGAACGTGATGTTCGAGCAACCCTGTGAAACACTGGATGATATCGCGACGATCTCGGGGCTTCATGCATCCCCAGTGTCTGTGGACGAGTCCCTTGTGACCTTGCAGGATGCCGCCCGGATTGCCCGCGATGGTCTGGCCCAGATATTCGGGATCAAGCTGAATCGCGTGGGTGGCCTGACCAAGGCCGCGCGGATGCGCGATATCGCGCTGGCCCATGGGATAGACATGTTCGTGATGGCCACCGGCGGGACGGTTCTGGCCGATACCGAAGCGCTGCATCTGGCCGCCACGATCCCGGATGACCACTGCCACGCGGTCTGGGCCTGTCAGGACATGATCACGGTTGATGTTGCAGGTGGCCGCGGGCCCCGCAACGTCGATGGCCATCTGCATCTGCCCGAGGCGCCGGGGCTGGGCGTGCATCCGGACGAAGCCGCATTGGGTGATCCAGTAGGAGAATATGCTTGA
- a CDS encoding mandelate racemase/muconate lactonizing enzyme family protein, translating into MRIDKITLWSVELTSHETYHMADGKTCATVTSHILRLETDTGLTGWGEVCPIPHYLPAYANGVPGAIAEMGPEILGISPIGVDAPMRKLDGLLQGHSYAKSIVDIALWDLFGRAAGVPVYALLGGRTRADMPLYHSITCIAPDEMARIAKAAFQTGIRQFQVKLGVEGDWQADAERLIKVREAVGTGPLVYGDWNCGASRLQATRTGRAVAHLDVMLEQPCKTLEDCAAVRQSTGLPMKIDENAFDLASLMRAHELGCMDAVALKLSKFGGLSAMRRARDLTVQLGAEICSECTWGSDIVTAASLHFAASTPHGSLMNTCDLSSYVAPRLCPDAPNRENGRIAPPEGPGLGVTPDLEILGAPILEID; encoded by the coding sequence TTGAGAATTGACAAGATAACGCTCTGGTCCGTCGAACTGACCAGCCATGAAACCTATCACATGGCTGACGGCAAGACCTGTGCGACCGTGACGTCTCATATCCTGCGCCTTGAGACGGATACAGGTCTGACAGGTTGGGGTGAGGTCTGCCCGATCCCGCATTATCTGCCAGCCTATGCGAATGGCGTACCGGGGGCCATCGCTGAAATGGGTCCCGAGATTCTCGGGATTTCTCCGATCGGGGTCGATGCGCCGATGCGAAAGCTGGACGGGCTTCTGCAAGGCCACAGCTACGCGAAATCCATCGTGGACATTGCGCTGTGGGATCTGTTCGGCCGCGCGGCGGGGGTACCGGTTTACGCGTTGCTGGGCGGGCGGACACGGGCGGATATGCCGCTTTACCATTCGATCACATGTATCGCGCCGGACGAAATGGCGCGCATCGCCAAGGCGGCCTTCCAGACCGGTATTCGGCAATTCCAGGTCAAGCTGGGTGTCGAGGGTGATTGGCAAGCCGATGCCGAGCGGCTGATCAAAGTGCGCGAGGCCGTGGGAACCGGGCCGCTTGTGTATGGTGACTGGAACTGCGGGGCATCGCGCCTTCAGGCAACCCGAACCGGGCGCGCGGTGGCGCATCTGGATGTGATGCTGGAACAGCCCTGCAAGACGCTGGAAGACTGTGCCGCTGTTCGTCAGTCGACGGGTCTGCCCATGAAGATCGACGAAAACGCCTTTGATCTTGCATCGCTGATGCGGGCGCATGAGTTGGGTTGCATGGACGCGGTGGCGCTGAAACTGTCGAAATTCGGCGGTCTGTCAGCGATGCGCCGTGCGCGCGATCTGACCGTTCAGCTGGGCGCCGAGATTTGTTCGGAATGCACCTGGGGATCGGATATCGTCACGGCGGCCTCGTTGCATTTTGCTGCTTCAACCCCGCATGGATCGCTGATGAACACATGCGACTTGTCCTCTTACGTTGCCCCGCGCCTGTGCCCTGACGCACCAAACCGTGAAAACGGCCGGATTGCCCCGCCCGAAGGCCCGGGTTTAGGTGTGACACCTGACCTCGAAATTCTTGGCGCCCCGATTTTGGAGATTGATTGA
- a CDS encoding FAD-dependent oxidoreductase produces the protein MSGNELPSHARVVIVGGGVMGVGLAYHLAHEGWGADTVLLEKAELTSGSTWHAAGQITHSTSSFGLGKCVDYNIGLYSGRLEAETGQPVTWHGCGSFRLAYTEDEMDWLRHTLSVGRSLGFNIELVGPEKVAELHPFYNLEGVLGALHTPDDGHVDPTNVTMAMATGARQKGVRIFRSCRATNITQAGNGEWVVETEKGTITCEHVVNAGGTYARQMGEWSGLQLPMTSMTHHYFVTEPVPEFQNLDTELPVIRDDRKVSGYIRMEQQRGLIGIYEKENPNSVWHDHCPWEYENWLFDADYDRVMPWLEESLNRMPIFAELGIQRDVHGAISHPPDGNPLIGPAPGVRNYWCCCGTQIGIGWGPGLTRELARWMVHGAAYISMREFDPRRFGSYATKDWQVIKAEEDYCLRHEIPFPHFNRLAGRPIKPSPLHELLKSKGAVHEEVYGFERPRWFARDGVEQRDHYSFRRTPADDMVAAEVKAVRESVGIMDVTAFTKVEVSGPGAYALLDRLTANRMPQKVGSITLTHMLNRRGRIELETTIVRMADDRFYLVCAAFFEQRLLDHLAQQCADEDVQVTALSADWSALSLNGPRSRDVLARCTDADLTNAGFRWLSAQEINIAGHKVWAFRMSYAGELGWELHMPNTACLDVYNALWAAGEAYGITDYGSFAMNVMRMEKGFKGAGELTNEVTLAEADVLRFARTDKDYLGKDKTLNTDLPWICAYLSIEPDGEIDGHGGEAVLLDGRVVGSTASVAYGHTVGKILAFAYLKPEAAKAGTQLEVVIHGQPRAARVLGEPAYDPDSLLPRSDAILETA, from the coding sequence ATGTCCGGGAACGAACTGCCGTCACACGCCCGCGTGGTTATTGTCGGAGGCGGCGTAATGGGGGTCGGTCTGGCCTATCATCTGGCGCATGAAGGGTGGGGCGCTGATACCGTCCTGCTTGAAAAGGCCGAGCTGACCAGCGGCAGTACCTGGCATGCAGCGGGACAGATCACGCATTCGACCTCAAGCTTCGGGCTGGGAAAATGCGTGGATTACAACATCGGGCTGTATTCCGGCCGGTTGGAGGCTGAAACCGGCCAGCCGGTCACATGGCATGGCTGCGGATCGTTCCGTCTGGCCTATACCGAGGATGAGATGGACTGGCTGCGCCACACCCTGTCGGTTGGTCGGTCGCTGGGTTTCAATATCGAGCTTGTCGGCCCCGAAAAGGTGGCTGAACTGCATCCGTTCTACAATCTCGAAGGTGTTTTGGGCGCGTTGCACACACCCGATGACGGCCATGTCGATCCGACCAATGTGACGATGGCGATGGCGACCGGCGCGCGTCAGAAGGGCGTCCGCATCTTTCGCAGCTGCCGCGCCACCAACATCACGCAGGCCGGGAACGGTGAGTGGGTTGTTGAAACCGAAAAGGGCACGATCACCTGCGAGCATGTAGTGAACGCAGGCGGAACCTATGCAAGGCAAATGGGCGAGTGGTCGGGGCTGCAACTGCCGATGACCTCGATGACGCACCATTATTTCGTGACAGAACCGGTGCCGGAATTCCAGAACCTGGACACCGAACTGCCGGTGATCCGCGACGACCGCAAAGTCTCGGGCTATATCCGGATGGAGCAGCAGCGCGGTCTGATCGGGATTTACGAAAAAGAGAACCCGAACTCGGTCTGGCATGACCATTGCCCGTGGGAATACGAAAACTGGCTGTTCGACGCGGATTACGACCGGGTGATGCCGTGGCTTGAGGAAAGCCTGAACCGGATGCCGATCTTTGCCGAGCTTGGCATTCAGCGCGACGTTCACGGGGCAATCTCGCATCCGCCGGATGGCAACCCTCTGATCGGACCAGCACCGGGTGTTCGGAACTATTGGTGCTGCTGCGGGACACAGATCGGCATCGGCTGGGGGCCGGGTCTGACCCGCGAACTGGCGCGGTGGATGGTGCATGGTGCCGCCTATATCTCGATGCGCGAATTTGATCCGCGCCGGTTCGGCAGCTATGCCACGAAGGATTGGCAGGTGATCAAGGCCGAGGAAGACTACTGCCTGCGCCATGAAATCCCGTTCCCGCATTTCAACCGTCTGGCCGGGCGACCGATCAAGCCGTCGCCGCTGCATGAGCTGTTGAAATCCAAGGGCGCAGTGCATGAAGAAGTGTATGGTTTCGAACGCCCCCGCTGGTTCGCCCGCGACGGCGTGGAACAGCGCGATCACTATTCCTTCCGTCGCACACCTGCCGACGACATGGTCGCGGCCGAGGTCAAAGCGGTGCGCGAAAGCGTCGGCATCATGGACGTCACCGCCTTCACCAAGGTCGAGGTTTCGGGACCGGGGGCCTATGCCCTGCTTGACCGGCTGACCGCAAACCGGATGCCGCAAAAGGTCGGTTCGATCACGCTGACCCATATGCTGAACCGTCGTGGCCGTATCGAATTGGAGACCACGATTGTCCGCATGGCCGACGACCGCTTCTATCTGGTTTGTGCGGCCTTCTTCGAACAGCGCCTGCTGGATCATCTGGCGCAGCAATGCGCGGATGAGGATGTGCAGGTAACAGCCCTGTCCGCAGACTGGTCGGCCCTGTCGCTGAACGGTCCCCGGTCGCGGGATGTGCTGGCGCGCTGCACCGATGCCGATCTGACCAATGCCGGGTTCCGCTGGCTTTCCGCGCAGGAAATCAACATCGCCGGTCACAAGGTCTGGGCTTTCCGTATGTCCTATGCCGGGGAACTGGGCTGGGAGCTGCACATGCCCAACACCGCCTGCCTCGACGTCTACAACGCGCTTTGGGCCGCGGGTGAGGCGTATGGCATCACCGACTATGGCAGCTTTGCCATGAACGTGATGCGGATGGAGAAGGGCTTCAAAGGCGCGGGCGAGCTGACCAACGAGGTTACTCTGGCCGAGGCCGACGTGCTGCGTTTTGCGCGCACCGACAAGGATTATCTAGGCAAGGACAAGACGCTCAACACCGATCTGCCCTGGATCTGTGCCTATCTTTCAATTGAACCGGATGGCGAGATTGATGGCCATGGCGGAGAGGCGGTGCTGCTGGACGGGCGCGTCGTCGGGTCCACGGCGTCTGTCGCTTATGGCCACACCGTCGGCAAAATCCTGGCCTTTGCTTACCTCAAGCCCGAAGCGGCCAAAGCCGGGACACAGCTGGAGGTCGTGATCCATGGCCAACCCCGTGCCGCCCGCGTTCTGGGTGAACCTGCCTACGATCCCGACAGTTTGCTGCCCCGCAGTGACGCCATACTGGAGACCGCGTGA
- a CDS encoding dimethylsulfonioproprionate lyase family protein — translation MTLDDVLEAARQLHQAHPDLAAFASWPDDLTPTGLQPAHMPATDLVGDFGLDGVAPTHDLVAAIKASAHLAQWKHTYTAEEVGADFLNRYGYYELFGPTGHFHSTQLRGYVGYWGAGLDYDWHSHQAEELYLTLAGGAVFRSDEDETFVGPNQTRQHKSWQSHAMTTTGQPILTFVLWRGEGMGDLPRMDAA, via the coding sequence ATGACGCTGGATGATGTTCTCGAGGCGGCCCGCCAATTGCATCAGGCGCATCCTGACCTTGCCGCGTTTGCATCATGGCCGGACGATCTGACACCGACGGGTTTGCAGCCCGCTCACATGCCGGCGACCGATCTGGTGGGCGATTTTGGCCTTGATGGCGTGGCGCCAACCCATGATCTGGTCGCGGCGATCAAGGCCAGCGCGCATCTGGCGCAATGGAAACACACGTACACCGCAGAGGAAGTCGGCGCGGATTTCCTGAATCGGTACGGGTATTACGAACTGTTCGGACCGACCGGGCATTTCCACTCGACCCAATTGCGCGGCTACGTGGGATATTGGGGCGCTGGTCTGGATTATGACTGGCACAGCCATCAGGCGGAAGAGCTGTATCTGACCCTGGCGGGCGGAGCGGTTTTTCGAAGCGACGAGGATGAAACCTTCGTCGGCCCGAACCAGACACGACAGCACAAAAGTTGGCAAAGCCACGCCATGACCACGACGGGCCAACCGATCCTGACCTTTGTCCTGTGGCGCGGCGAAGGGATGGGCGACCTGCCCAGAATGGACGCCGCATGA